A single region of the Xenopus laevis strain J_2021 chromosome 4L, Xenopus_laevis_v10.1, whole genome shotgun sequence genome encodes:
- the LOC121403147 gene encoding protein kinase C theta type-like, with the protein MPVDPAEELSPRTEHPVLELEEKEDIREVSADVEEAPCETSKESSPDGPSAAPEASKEPEEHQEAEPPMDEAQEPIDLEFSGICQKDLRRCALLGKGGFGKVLLIQHNTTKKYCAVKAMAKEKIYTSDDIDGILTEKRVMQITKESLYTVNLYATFHTKNMLFFVMEFAAGGSVRTHLQKARTFDIPRARFYAACITLGLEELHGKGIVHR; encoded by the exons ATGCCAGTTGACCCCGCGGAAGAGCTCAGCCCAAGGACAGAACATCCGGTACTAGAGCTGGAAGAAAAAGAAGACATACG CGAGGTGTCTGCAGATGTAGAGGAAGCCCCATGTGAAACATCAAAGGAGTCATCCCCTGATGGCcccagtgctgctccagaagcAAGTAAGGAGCCAGAGGAACATCAAGAAGCAGAGCCCCCGATGGATGAGGCACAGGAACCAAT AGACCTGGAATTCAGCGGTATTTGCCAGAAAGACCTCCGCCGCTGTGCCCTACTAGGCAAAGGTGGATTCggaaag GTTCTCCTTATTCAGCACAATACCACAAAGAAATATTGTGCTGTAAAAGCCATGGCCAAAGAGAAGATCTACACCTCTGATGACATTGATGG aatctTGACAGAGAAACGCGTCATGCAAATCACCAAGGAGAGCCTTTATACTGTCAATTTATACGCCACTTTCCATACAAAGAATATGCTCTTCTTTGTAATGGAGTTTGCTGCCGGTGGCAGTGTAAGGACCCACTTGCAGAAGGCTAGAACTTTTGACATACCGAGGGCTAG GTTCTACGCAGCCTGTATTACACTGGGTTTGGAGGAGTTACATGGAAAAGGCATTGTACATAGGTaa
- the LOC108705364 gene encoding serine/threonine-protein kinase N2-like: protein MEQEPVYPPTLHTDARSLISELLEKNVEDRLGSAVDGAFDVAAHPFFKDFDWNAMLEQKAQPPFVPQLKGPEDLKYFDERFTKLAPNLTPPKGICAEMAEEISDAFYDFAYAAC from the exons ATGGAACAGGAACCAGTGTACCCACCAACCCTGCACACAGATGCAAGAAGCCTAATATCAGAG ctCTTAGAAAAGAATGTAGAAGATCGGCTGGGCTCTGCTGTGGATGGGGCTTTTGATGTCGCGGCACATCCTTTCTTCAAA GATTTCGACTGGAATGCTATGTTGGAGCAGAAAGCGCAGCCCCCTTTTGTTCCACAACTAAAAGGTCCAGAGGACCTGAAATATTTTGATGAGAGATTTACAAAGCTGGCTCCCAATTTAACTCCACCCAAAGGCATCTGCGCTGAAATGGCAGAAGAAATCTCAGACGCCTTCTATGACTTTGCTTATGCAGCATGTTAG